Genomic DNA from Xyrauchen texanus isolate HMW12.3.18 chromosome 28, RBS_HiC_50CHRs, whole genome shotgun sequence:
aaaactgttctgagaccagtgcagacagacagcacactggaggttaagtcatgcactaaatagggagcaagggagcatcctatagctctcctataactgttctgagaccagtgcagacagacagcacactggaggttaagtcatacactaaatagggagcaagggagcatcctatagctctctataactgttctgggaccagtgcagacagacagcacactggaggttaagtcatgcactaaatagggagcaagggagcatcctatagctctctataactgttctgagaccagtgcagacagacagcacactggaggttaagtcatgcactaaatggggagcaagggagcatcctatagctctctataactgttctgagaccagtgcagacagacagcacactggaggttaagtcatgcactaaatagggagcaagggagcatcctataggtctcctataactgttctgagaccagcgcagacagacagcacactagaggttaagtcatgcactaaatagggagcaagggagcgtcctatagctctcctataactgttctgagaccagcgcagacagacagcacactggaggttaagtcatgcactaaatagggagcaagggagcgtcctataggtctcctataactgttctgaaaccagcgcagacagacagcacactggaggttaagtcatgcactaaatagggagcaagggagcgtcctatatctctcctataactgttctgagaccagtgcagacagacagcacactggaggttaagtcatgcactaaatagggagcaagggagcatcctatagctctctataactgttctgagaccagtgcagacagacggcacactggaggttaagtcatgcactaaatagggagcatcctatagctctcctataactgttctgagaccagtgcagacagacagcacactggaggttaagtcatgcactaaatagggagcaagggagcatcctatagctctctataactgttctgagaccagtgcagacagacggcacactggaggttaagtcatgcactaaatagggagcatcctatagctctcctataactgttctgagaccagtgcagacagacagcacactggaggttaagtcatgcactaaatagggagcaagggagcatcctatagctctctataactgttctgagaccagtgcagacagtcagcacactggaggttaagtcatgcactaaatagggagcaagggagcatcctatagctctctataactgttctgagaccagtgcagacagacagcacactggaggttaagtcatgcactaaatagggagcatcctatagctctcctataactgttctgagaccagtgcagacagacagcacactggaggttaagtcatgcactaaatagggagcaagggagtatcctatagctctcctataactgttctgagaccagtgcagatagacagcacactggaggttaagtcatgcactaaatagggagcaagggagcatcctatagctctctataactgttctgagaccagtgcagacagtcagcacactggaggttaagtcatgcactaaatagggagcaagggagcatcctatagctctcaataactgttctgagaccagtgcagacagacagcacactggaggttaagtcatgcactaaatagggagcatcctatagctctcctataactgttctgagaccagtgcagacagacagcacactggaggttaagtcatgcactaaatagggagcaagggagcatcctatagctctctataactgttctgagaccagtgcagacagtcagcacactggaggttaagtcatgcactaaatagggagcatcctatagctctctatgcagttaagtgcattcactcttttcttgtttcttttgattttggagtcaaATGGGTCCAGCACATTTTGTTGACAGGTCTGGTGAAGAACACATGTCACATGACTGCTTCTGCTCTTCCTGTATATCTGACTCTGTTGTTCTAGCGGCTCGTCCAGTGTCTCTAACCCTTCCTGCTAAATCAGCATCATCACTGAGGAAGAGCTCCAGCTCCACACTGCCCTCCTCATCATCAACCAGGAACTACAGCCCCTCACAGGCCAGCAGGAGGTCATTATACtgccttcatcatcatcatcatcatcatcagtgtgaATTACACCTGATTTAACTGTCTGTTTGTTTGCAGAACTGGCAGCGCTAAAGACAGTCCGAGTGGTTCAACAAGTGGTAAAACTACCTACAAAAAACTAGAGACGTAAGTAAACAACTCGTGTTGGTAAAAATGCCCTTATTGATGTCATAActgacccctctctctctctctctctcgctctctctctctctctctctctttaccccCACCCCCTCCGAAATGTTCCCTTTTAATTAGCAATCCAAAGGAAGCAACTTCAAGCATCGTAGGTGAGCGAATCAGTCTTTTATGTGCAACAATTAAAGGTGGTAACATGCAACAAACTAACAGTTTGCTAGATTCTTGTAAAAACAtgtaacattaaaggaatagttcaccccaaaataacaattctctcatcattaattcAGCCCCAAGTCATCTCAAACTCCGATGACTTTgatgatattttgatggagatacggtaaagggatgggcaaggaggagacgggAACTGGCggaacagtcaatgtaaacttttagacgcacacacacacacacacacacagcggccacgtgtgtctctctctcgaactagcGCCTCCGGCTCGTCTCTGGCCCCCTTCCGGCTGATTCGCCTGATTCAGGGCCAGCCGTGTGTCCTTATGGCCCAGCTCAGCCCTCGTCCTCGTCACAGAGGTGTTTATATCTACACAAGTCAGTGgggtccagaaagcacataaaggcatcataaaggtaatccatacacctccagtggtgtaatccatgtcttctgaagcgatacgaaCAGTTTTGAttgagaaaaatatcaaaatgtaatacTTCCTCACACTtcagaccccattgacttgcattatatggatatAAACGCATCATATATCATTGAAAATATCTTTGTGTCCTTGTGGAAGAACAAACATATAGGAGCTTGAGATGAATAAGAGGGAATTAtaaattttttggttgaactattcctttgagacAATGCAGCTGCATATATTCTGAATAATTCATTTGGCCATCCGTACAGTAGAAAtcaatttatttctatttttcagGATCAAGACGTGTGAGTCACTGCAAAGGTAAATCTTATACCGAATCATACACAATCACTCAATATAGTGTATATAGAATAATTCAGATATCcacataaatgcagaataaaCCCAACATGGTGATCAGAACCTCCTGAAACTGACTGTCCCACATATTCCACGTCTGAAGTGAATAAATGGACATATTGAATGTAATATCGTATCTCAATGTGTTGTTCATCCTCCTCTTCTACACCTCTGTCCCGCCCCCTTCACTTTGTGACACTGCAGATCTATCTGAACCCCCTGTCAAGAAGGACTGGATCTACTGACTCTTCGTTTACTGTCCTCCTGCTGAAGAGTCCCTGTCAAACACCCGTCTCACCCGTCCTGACCTAAACTACAAGAGTCCCATTAAATCACGCAGTCAGTACTTCCAGATCGGTTATTGAACTCTGCAAGAGTTTCATCACGAAACATGAAATGACTTCATTAGTATTCATTAGTTACTCAGTGTCTGTAGAATGGAGAATGATTTGGGGGATAATTAATTAGTTTTGGatgcagaataaaaacaaaaaagtcaaaaTCATGCTGTGGTTGATtctttaaattacaaatatatatctCTCATACATACATACGATCGTTCTGACAAACACTTACTATATGTGTTTCTTCATCTTCAGGCTATTTAATATCTCAGGAgtttgatacacacacacacactcacatatatactacacaatatatacacaatatatacacaacaaacacacacacacacacacactacacaaacatatatactacacaatatatacacaacacacacactctcacacacacacacacactacacacacatatatactacacaatatatacacaacacacacacaaacacactctcacacacacacacacacacactacacacacatatatactacacaatatatacacaacacacacactcacacactcatacacacacacacactacacacacatatatactacacaatatatacacaacacacacacaaacacacactcatacacacacacacactacacacacatatatactacacaatatatacacaacacacacacaaacacacactctcacacacacactcatacacacacacacactacacacacatatatactacacaatatatacacaacacacacacaaacacacacacacacacgtatactacacaatatatacacaacaaacacacactctcacacacacacactacacacacacatatactacacaatatatacacaacacacacacaaacacacactctctctcacacacacacacactacacacacatatatactacacaatatatacacaacacacacacaaacacacactctcacacacacacgtatactacacaatatatacacaacaaacacacactctcacacacacacactacacacacatatatactacacaatatatacacaacacacacacaaacacactctctcacacacacacacacactacacacacatatatactacacaatatatacacaacacacacaaacacacactcatacacacacacactacacacacatatatactatacaatatatacacaacacacacacaaacacacactctcacacacacactcatacacacacacactacacacacatatatactatacaatatatacacaacacacacacaaacacacactctcacacacacactcatacacacacacacactacacacacatatatactacacaatatatacacaacacacacacaaacacacactgtcacacacacacacgtatactacacaatatatacacaacaaacacactctcacacacacactacacacacatatatactacacaatatatacacaacacacacacaaacacacactctctcacacacacacacacacactacacacacatatatactacacaatatatacacaacacacacacaaacacacactctcacacacacacactacacacacatatatactacacaatatatacacaacacacacacaaacacacactctcacacacacacactacacacacatatatactacacaatatatacacaacacacaGTTGGCATCCAGTTAAACTCTGCCAGGTCTGAATGTGCCCACCCAGATCTTTAGTTTACTGCACCTCAAGATTAAAGTATTATTAAAGCATTATTAATGTATTCTTAATGTATTATTAACATattattcaagtaacattaaagtaTTATTAACATATTGTTCAAGTAATAAAGTATTAACGTATTCAAGTATTATTTAAGTATTATTCAAGTATTATTAAAGTGTTATTAACGTATTATTCAAGTATTATTAAAGTGTTATTAACGTATTATTAACATattattcaagtaacattaaagtaTTATTAACATATTGTTCAAGTAATAAAGTATTAACGTATTCAAGTATTAAGTATTATTCAAGTATTATTAAAGTGTTATTAACgtattattaaagtattattcAAGTAATATTAAAGTATTATTAACGTATTCAAGTATTATTCAAGTATTACTAATGTATTAAAGTATTATTAGTGTTATTAACGTATTATTCAAGTATTATTCACGTATTATTCATGTGTTATTAAAgtgttattaaagtattattcaagtattattcatgtattattaaagtattattaGTGTTATTAACATATTATTCAAGTATTATTCACGTAttatgcatgttttattaaagtattattaaagtattattcAAGTGTtattaacttattattattaacgtATTATTCAAGTGTTATTAAAGCCCTGTGTTCATATCTCATTCAGTGAAGcggaattcatattttaatgtgTAACTGAGGGCGCCAGCGGGCAGAACCGGTGAGTCAGTAAATGCTCAACACACTGACTGAAGATGGCAACACAAGAACAAATGCCCGTTACCGAACCCACCCGAACCGGACCGCGGGCATCACAGTCTCAGTGACATGGACGTGAACATCTCCAAACAACAGAAAACATTTCAAGACAGAAATCTCGTCTGTCGCATTCTTCCTCACTGCGCatcctcatcatcctcctcctgaCGGGCTgtcatcatcctcatcctcatcagCGGTTTACAGGATATTCTTCATCAAAGAAAGTGcggttattatatattatatatattatactgcaGACAACCGAGAGACTGAGGTGACATTAATCGACGTTTGTCTAAAACGAAGAAACTATGAGGTAAGCACTCGTTATTATCCACATGAACGGCGCGAAAGCCGCAGCGGGTTGAATGAGGGGTATAAATGGGATTAATTTGAAATATTCTGCACGTATTTGTGTGATTTATAGTCATTATTTATGCAGTAAGAGATTTGAGGTGGTTCATCAGTCTCTGCATTGGTGGGGCGACACATTTAACAGCTGCCATCACCAATTCAGCGCATTTATTCATCACGGAAGgaaagtaaagtgaagtaaatgaAAGGTATGGAGgcttttattgtgtgtgtttcGATAAACGGTGATAGAAAGCGAATGTAAAATGGAGACATCTGTCGCCTCAGCAGCGCTGTGATGTGTCACGGAGGGCGTGGTCAGCGCGCGGGAGAGGcgctgttgtcatggcaacgcgAGCACGCGCCTGCAACAGGGCTGATATATTCATTGATAAGGATGATGATTGGTCAGTGCATTGAATGCGTGCGTCACTATTATAGCTAATTAGCATAATACGGCTCCAGATTTCATATAAATACACAGTCCGAGTGAAAACTCGTTTGTTATGCAACATAAATGAGTCCTGCTTTAGCACTGCATCAGCTCACTAAAAATAGCATCAGAATGACTACTGTCAAGGTTTGTGATAATTATATAACAGACTGAGACCTGAGCATGTAACACTGGaaagtggacattttaccttAAAGGAGAACACAATATTTATTTgtgccttatttatttatttatttgcctgttttatatttatttattttcactggCCTCACACAAAATAATACACTTTTCattcaatgtaaaatgtattttgtatttatttatttatttgacttttaatCTATATGCTAACTTATAAACAGGACCCCAAACCTCTTACTGTACGTATTTGTTTAGTAGTACAGCTAATTTATAATAAgctcaatttaacacattttaccatgtttaaatttaTTCCACAGACTTTCACAGGTTTTCCCCAAAATTCCAAGTAGGTGTAACTGCAGGCCGGAGAACTCCAAATGGGGGCgggatctccaaaagagggctgAGTTACTCCGGAAGGGAGCGTGGTTGCTCCAAAAAGGGGGCGTCACTTCCACTCACAATTAAGGTCAGGGAAAAGGTCTTataaagataattaaaatgatctttaatggcggtttggagctctgcctgcagctatatcctatATACAATTCTGCACTGAATTATAGTTAAATATTGTTGAATTCATTGCAGGGTTATAATAATTAGTTTTagaatttaattttgtgttttggctttcaattttagtttataaatagtttttatttagtaTTGGTATAGTTTTTAGTTTTCATTCGTTGTAACACCACAACATATCTGTTACAATTTACATTAAAGTTGTgcggaagccctgaaccacacggtggaaaaaaaaaacatccacaagTTCGGATTTGTGCTGCATCAAGCTGTgattgaatgcaagaatgtgttgTCTGCTGTCGGTAAGtgcggtttgttctctgtataagctgcacgtTACCTGTACAGAgactttcacttactgccccctggaggggacatgattaattgcattatttttttaacacgttcCTTTTCTTTTATAATTAATCGAACCGAATCAacaagttaaatcgacagccctaaaatatatatatatatatatatatatatatatatatatatatatatacagttaaagtcattaaaacaaatttttaacccTCCACAGATGTcatatgagcaaactatagttttggtgaGTCGTTTAGGACATGTACTTTGTGCACGACACGAGTAATTATTccatcaattgtttacagaccgattatgtcacttttaatggactatatcacaattccagtgggttagaagtttacatacactaagttaactgtgcctttaaaagtgcaaatcaatcccagaacaacagcaaaggaccttgtgaagatgctggaggaaacaggtggacgagtatctagatccacagcaaaaccagtcctatatggacatcacctgaaaggctatACCCAGTATAGTATCCTAACCCTAAGTAAAaagaaatgattaaaatattatcttgaaaatatttccttttaaattcaaCAGTGCATCTGTTTTTTACCTACTATGAGAGAAATGTTAGATGTATAAACCTGAAGAGAATCTTCAACTCGATTCAAattcatttttacacaaatatgtTCCAAAGAGACTATACAGGAAATATCATCTTACAATCCCCCGTGAGCAAGATAAAGGTGACAGTGGATCGGAGAAACTATGACTgtcaattaaaaaatacattttatttgtattgcacctTTTATACATTAAGTGGTTTTGTTTGGCTTGTATGTAGTTATAGAATGTCATCAGATATTTCATCAGATTGTTTATGATGTGTCCAGAAGtgattattcatgtttatgagacgttacagacattacatcattagcataatttattcagattcaatgtccagcatcatccaatcactgtcaatcatgttcaaataaaatgatccattatcaatattgaatctatgtactgatgatcattgagtgtccaaacatcatctgcagcctgaaactgaacttatgatcagattttaggagtgaacgcacttaactgcatagagagctataggatgctcccttgctccctatttagtgcatgacttaacctccagtgtgctgtctgtctgcactgatctcagaacagttataggagagctataggatgctcccttgctccctatttagtgcatgacttaacctccagtgtgctgtctgtctgcactggtctcagaacagttatagagagctataggatgctcccttgctccctatttagtgcatgacttaacctccagtgtgctgtctgtctgcactgatctcagaacagttataggagagctataggatgctcccttgctccctatttagtgcatgacttaacctccagtgtgctgtctgtctgcactggtctca
This window encodes:
- the LOC127621894 gene encoding echinoderm microtubule-associated protein-like 1, encoding MEDLMERCEDEGAGRTDSYDFIIDDQSCHTSSLEVCDRLTFLEQRVQMQDEEVQLLKMTMADVLKRLNISEEQTAALTKKTTNKAARPVSLTLPAKSASSLRKSSSSTLPSSSSTRNYSPSQASRRTGSAKDSPSGSTSGKTTYKKLETNPKEATSSIVGSRRVSHCKDLSEPPVKKDWIY